From a single Eretmochelys imbricata isolate rEreImb1 chromosome 13, rEreImb1.hap1, whole genome shotgun sequence genomic region:
- the LOC144273905 gene encoding olfactory receptor 5AP2-like yields the protein MEKAEGRNQTPIVKFILLGFGNVPELQPLLFLVFLVIYIVTVAGNILIIALVVTDQHLHIPMYFLLGNLSCLETCYTSTILPRLLASLLTGDRSISVKGCILQLYLFGVMSTTECLLLMAMSYDRYLAICNPLRYDALMNGRVCCQLVAGSWISSLVGCAIVDIFFFRLTFCNSKEIDHFFCDFSPMIKLSCDDTQTLQLVTFTISAIGTIVPCLLTLTSYICIIATILRIPSTTGRQKAFSTCSSHLIVVIVYYGTLITVYVAPTANTPKILHKLFSVFYTVLTPMVNPVIYSLRNKEVNESLRKAILKLIAFRKGIEP from the coding sequence ATGGAGAAAGCGGAAGGAAGAAATCAAACACCCATCGTGAAATTCATCCTTTTAGGATTTGGGAATgtccctgagctgcagcccctTCTCTTCCTCGTGTTTCTAGTGATCTACATTGTGACTGTTGCAGGGAACATCCTCATTATTGCGCTAGTTGTgactgatcagcaccttcacatccccatgtacttcttactggggaacttgtcctgcttggagacctgctacacctccaccatcctgcccaggctgctggccagtctcctgactggggacagatccATTTCTGTTAAGGGCTGCATTCTGCAATTATACTTATTTGGTGTCATGTCAACTACAGAATGTCTGCTGCTCATGgcaatgtcttatgatcggtatttagcgatatgcAATCCACTCCGTTATGATGCTCTGATGAATGGCAGGGTTTGTTGCCAACTGGTGGCAGGGTCCTGGATAAGTAGCCTTGTGGGCTGTGCCATAGTAGATATTTTCTTTTTCCGATTAACGTTCTGTAATTCCAAAGAAATTGatcatttcttttgtgatttttcaCCCATGATTAAGCTGTCCTGTGATGACACCCAGACTCTCCAACTGGTAACATTTACTATCTCTGCCATAGGGACAATTGTGCCCTGTCTGCTGACCCTGACATCCTACATTTGTATCAtcgccaccatcctgagaatcccttccaccacagggaggcaaaaggccttttccacctgctcctctcacctcattgtggtgataGTTTACTATGGGACACTGATTACTGTCTATGTGGCTCCAACAGCTAACACTCCCAAGATCCTACACAAACTCTTCTCTGTCTTCtacacagtcctgactcccatgGTCAATCCtgtcatctacagcctgagaaacaaagaggtcaATGAGTCCCTGAGAAAAGCTATTCTTAAACTGATTGCTTTCAGAAAAGGCATAGAACCTTAA